The following proteins come from a genomic window of Brevibacillus antibioticus:
- a CDS encoding aldehyde dehydrogenase family protein, with the protein MTATYKNYIAGAWVTSHTGQVFPSTNPANTNEVLGYFQKSDGLDARSAIEAAANAFGEWSQKSAPTRGEFLFSLISLLEKHKEELAETITREVGKTLREARGEVAKTITSMKQLTGEATRLTGQTVPSFDERVIGYTVREPIGVFAIIAPWNFPLGIGLWKIVPAILAGNTVVFKPASNTSLISVKLVELLIESGIPSGVVNLVTGPGAVIGEELANHPLVKGISFTGSSEVGLSLGSAVGARGGKIQAEMGGKNPAIILADADIDLAIDSIVLSGFFDNGQRCTGTSRVLVVPEVAEQVKAKLIERAKGLKIGNGFDSDNHNGPVVDEHQLNLYLHYVQKGIEDGGVLECGGKRLVEGDLAQGYFVAPTVFTGITQEMAIANEEIFGPVIAVIDVDSFEHAMQVANQVEFGLSSTIFTNDLQKAFQFVKGIQSGVTHVNMPSTHFESQFPFGGKKISGLGPREQGESALDFYVETKTVYIRP; encoded by the coding sequence TTGACAGCAACATACAAGAACTATATCGCTGGAGCTTGGGTGACTAGCCATACTGGACAGGTTTTCCCTAGCACAAACCCTGCCAATACGAATGAGGTTCTCGGTTATTTTCAAAAATCGGACGGGCTAGATGCGCGTTCTGCCATTGAAGCTGCAGCCAATGCTTTTGGTGAATGGTCTCAAAAATCGGCTCCCACGCGTGGAGAGTTCTTGTTTTCTCTCATTTCCTTATTGGAAAAACACAAAGAAGAGCTCGCAGAAACGATCACCCGTGAAGTCGGAAAAACATTGCGGGAAGCGAGGGGCGAAGTTGCCAAGACCATCACCTCCATGAAGCAGTTGACAGGGGAAGCTACTCGCTTGACAGGTCAAACGGTGCCTTCCTTTGATGAACGGGTAATTGGTTACACGGTGCGAGAGCCAATCGGGGTTTTCGCGATTATTGCGCCATGGAATTTTCCGCTGGGGATTGGTTTGTGGAAAATTGTCCCGGCCATCCTCGCAGGCAATACAGTTGTGTTCAAGCCGGCGAGCAACACGTCCTTGATTAGCGTAAAGCTGGTAGAGCTCCTGATTGAAAGCGGCATTCCGAGTGGCGTAGTGAATTTGGTAACCGGACCGGGTGCGGTAATCGGGGAGGAATTAGCGAATCATCCACTGGTCAAAGGTATTTCGTTTACGGGTTCTTCTGAAGTGGGACTTTCCTTGGGGAGTGCAGTTGGAGCCAGAGGAGGCAAGATTCAGGCGGAGATGGGCGGGAAAAATCCGGCGATCATTCTCGCGGACGCTGATATTGACCTCGCTATCGATTCCATCGTACTGAGTGGATTCTTCGATAATGGCCAACGTTGTACGGGGACCAGTCGCGTTTTGGTTGTTCCTGAAGTAGCCGAACAAGTAAAAGCAAAATTGATCGAGCGAGCGAAGGGCTTGAAAATCGGGAATGGTTTCGATTCAGACAATCATAACGGTCCAGTAGTGGACGAGCATCAGCTCAATTTGTATCTTCATTATGTACAAAAGGGAATCGAAGATGGTGGCGTACTGGAATGTGGGGGTAAGCGCCTTGTAGAAGGTGATCTCGCTCAGGGCTACTTCGTTGCTCCGACGGTGTTTACTGGCATAACGCAGGAGATGGCGATTGCCAACGAAGAAATTTTTGGCCCCGTGATCGCCGTGATCGATGTAGATTCTTTCGAACATGCTATGCAAGTGGCTAACCAGGTGGAATTTGGCTTGTCCTCCACGATTTTTACGAACGATTTGCAAAAAGCTTTCCAATTTGTCAAAGGCATTCAGTCAGGTGTCACGCATGTCAATATGCCATCGACTCATTTTGAATCACAGTTTCCGTTTGGTGGCAAAAAGATATCTGGATTGGGTCCGAGAGAACAAGGGGAGTCAGCGCTCGATTTTTATGTCGAGACAAAAACGGTTTATATTCGGCCATAA
- a CDS encoding NAD(P)-dependent oxidoreductase has product MEAIGVIGMGAMGKGMVCNLLRKGYHVYAYDPSPDAKAWAKEKGAIVVESPQAVGSVARVVFTSLPGPEIVEEVMLGADGLYLSLGAGSFVFDTSTIDPATAKRLNQYGVEKGIYYYDCPVSGGPAGSAAGTLTVMVGGDEEMLPEIMDYLRAIGKEIFYLGESGSAQVAKLCHNSVVAVITAALGEAFSVGTKAGVDRHKLAAVMDKGSAHNRVLSVFGPNILYGTYENTVFSLDHMYKDLQLYAQTAREQQVPVLVGGTVAQMYEAAKAQGKGSWDSSAVCTVTEELAHTTIAR; this is encoded by the coding sequence ATGGAAGCGATTGGTGTTATCGGCATGGGTGCAATGGGGAAAGGGATGGTCTGCAATCTGTTGCGAAAAGGCTACCACGTGTATGCCTACGATCCTAGTCCAGACGCAAAAGCCTGGGCGAAGGAAAAAGGAGCGATAGTCGTCGAGTCTCCACAGGCAGTGGGTAGCGTAGCACGTGTCGTTTTCACTTCGCTTCCAGGGCCCGAGATTGTTGAGGAAGTCATGCTGGGTGCGGACGGGCTGTACTTATCATTAGGGGCGGGCAGTTTCGTATTTGATACAAGTACGATCGATCCTGCTACAGCAAAACGTCTGAATCAGTACGGCGTAGAAAAAGGAATCTACTACTACGATTGTCCGGTGAGTGGAGGACCTGCGGGTTCTGCGGCCGGAACGTTAACCGTTATGGTCGGCGGTGATGAGGAAATGCTTCCGGAAATCATGGACTATCTCAGGGCAATTGGGAAGGAAATTTTTTATCTGGGGGAATCCGGCTCCGCACAAGTGGCGAAGCTTTGTCACAACTCGGTCGTTGCCGTCATTACAGCAGCGTTGGGCGAGGCTTTCAGTGTCGGGACAAAAGCTGGCGTTGATCGACACAAGCTGGCAGCCGTCATGGACAAAGGCTCTGCCCACAATCGAGTGCTCTCCGTTTTTGGGCCTAACATCTTGTACGGTACGTATGAAAATACGGTCTTTTCCTTGGATCATATGTACAAAGATTTGCAGCTCTATGCACAAACCGCTCGAGAACAGCAAGTACCTGTTCTCGTTGGAGGCACGGTTGCGCAAATGTATGAGGCAGCGAAAGCACAAGGCAAAGGTAGCTGGGATTCGAGTGCAGTCTGTACCGTGACGGAGGAGCTGGCTCATACAACAATTGCGCGTTAA
- the lanKC gene encoding class III lanthionine synthetase LanKC — MKANMVYYDYLNENSKYFTPNKPSVSEREFHVTNLSDDCVVTREENSVWKMYKFKERSLQAQGWKIHISATLDNAEQILQKVSHILVERKVHFKHLASEWDYFTTNSKIANRASSGKFITIYPPSDDDFLHLLDLLYAALHSFENGPYILSDKCWKNSNVYYRYGGFAMMFNEQGELCIKDENGELLVDERVPYYQVPSFVQEFDQYLDSLNTTSIEDKVENNKFEEYEFQSVLRFTNGGGIYVSERKKDKKKVIIKEARPKSGLDGQKVDALERQKIELDALSKLSKVDGIVNILDYFTHWKHSFLVEEYVDGMDLDSWIVANYPFITNGDIKVYKNKIHNILTKLVSIVEEMHKNGVGMGDLQPVNIIISEDLNVTLIDFETARPKDSEGKPTLQTYGFSHPRNKNNGERDWYAIKKILRHCLLPIGPIEDIDPDMYDYQDQWIEKVYGEDFVPFVKMIREKCNQHLSFIGEEDRSHAINKNALKMDIPSIIEGLRNGIEKNFVPSEKLIHGDVRQYESKAGKYNVQNGGTGAALAFCRSGTVSGNIHHWIENELMRNIDSIEQGGLLTGKAGVATTLYEIGYKKEAINIFANTNLNSSDISLRSGLSGIGLGFISLYLEEKDERVLEKAIFVASIIDTFMSEKKELKVQDWAGIPIGIMEGWSGVSLFYSALYAVTKRENYYLKSIECIDKDLEKTKEDKSTLQTIDDSNRLLPYLSGGSIGIGIAIVYLNHVSDKKRYQRELSLITNLYRVRCSVSGGLFDGAGSFLIIPPLLGKSDSAYTNKKDGVIELLRLFLIPKENHILFPGQFCYRLSDDFQTGSSGIILALEGILKDNPLYWLPLINIDDFYKNTKYSHDVGCVNAAPTTIKQ; from the coding sequence ATGAAGGCAAACATGGTTTATTATGATTATTTAAATGAAAACTCGAAATATTTCACTCCTAACAAACCAAGCGTTTCTGAGAGAGAATTTCATGTGACAAATTTATCAGATGATTGTGTAGTTACCAGGGAAGAAAATTCTGTTTGGAAAATGTACAAGTTTAAAGAACGATCCTTGCAAGCTCAAGGGTGGAAAATTCATATTAGTGCAACACTTGATAATGCAGAACAGATTTTACAGAAGGTCAGTCATATTTTGGTTGAACGTAAAGTCCATTTCAAACATCTTGCAAGCGAATGGGATTATTTTACTACAAACTCAAAGATCGCAAATAGAGCAAGTTCGGGAAAGTTTATTACGATCTATCCTCCTAGTGACGATGATTTTTTACATTTATTAGATCTACTATATGCTGCACTTCATTCTTTTGAGAATGGTCCATACATTTTGAGTGACAAGTGTTGGAAAAACAGTAATGTTTACTATAGGTATGGTGGATTTGCAATGATGTTCAACGAACAAGGCGAATTGTGCATAAAAGATGAGAATGGTGAATTGCTTGTAGACGAGAGAGTTCCTTACTATCAAGTACCTTCTTTTGTTCAAGAATTTGATCAGTATTTAGATTCTTTAAATACCACATCTATTGAGGATAAAGTAGAAAATAATAAATTTGAAGAATACGAATTTCAAAGTGTACTTCGCTTTACGAATGGTGGAGGAATCTATGTGTCAGAAAGGAAGAAAGATAAAAAGAAAGTCATTATTAAAGAAGCAAGGCCAAAATCAGGATTGGATGGTCAAAAAGTTGATGCATTAGAAAGACAAAAAATCGAACTGGATGCTTTATCAAAGCTATCGAAAGTAGATGGAATTGTAAATATACTAGATTACTTTACACATTGGAAACATAGTTTTCTTGTGGAAGAGTATGTGGATGGAATGGACTTAGATTCCTGGATTGTAGCGAACTACCCTTTTATTACTAATGGTGATATCAAAGTCTATAAGAACAAAATACATAATATTCTTACTAAATTGGTGTCTATTGTTGAAGAAATGCATAAAAATGGTGTAGGAATGGGAGATTTACAACCAGTAAATATCATCATATCCGAAGATTTAAACGTGACTTTGATTGACTTTGAAACAGCACGACCTAAGGATTCTGAAGGAAAGCCTACACTGCAAACATACGGATTCTCTCATCCACGTAATAAAAATAACGGAGAGAGGGATTGGTATGCAATAAAGAAAATCCTACGACATTGCTTATTGCCAATTGGACCAATCGAGGATATTGATCCTGATATGTATGATTATCAAGATCAATGGATTGAAAAAGTTTATGGAGAGGATTTTGTACCATTTGTAAAAATGATAAGGGAAAAATGTAATCAGCATTTATCATTTATAGGAGAAGAGGATAGGTCGCATGCCATAAATAAAAATGCGTTGAAAATGGATATTCCCTCCATTATAGAAGGTCTCAGAAATGGTATTGAGAAAAATTTTGTTCCTAGCGAAAAGTTAATTCATGGTGATGTCAGGCAATATGAAAGCAAAGCTGGGAAATACAATGTACAAAATGGAGGCACTGGAGCTGCGCTAGCATTTTGTAGATCTGGTACTGTGAGTGGTAATATACACCATTGGATTGAAAATGAATTAATGAGAAACATCGATTCTATTGAACAAGGTGGATTATTAACAGGTAAAGCAGGCGTAGCGACAACATTATATGAAATCGGTTATAAAAAAGAAGCAATAAACATCTTTGCAAACACGAATCTTAATTCTTCTGATATATCATTAAGGTCAGGATTGTCAGGTATAGGACTTGGGTTCATTAGTCTTTATTTAGAAGAAAAAGATGAACGTGTTCTGGAAAAAGCAATATTTGTAGCTAGTATCATTGATACTTTTATGAGCGAGAAGAAAGAGCTAAAAGTTCAGGATTGGGCCGGGATTCCAATCGGTATAATGGAAGGTTGGTCTGGAGTCTCGTTGTTTTACTCAGCTTTGTATGCAGTCACCAAAAGGGAAAATTATTACTTGAAATCTATCGAATGTATTGATAAAGATTTAGAAAAAACCAAAGAAGACAAAAGCACATTGCAAACGATTGATGATTCCAATCGTTTATTACCTTACCTTTCAGGGGGATCGATAGGTATAGGAATAGCAATCGTATACCTAAATCATGTTAGTGATAAAAAACGTTACCAAAGAGAATTGAGCTTAATTACTAATTTATATCGTGTTAGATGTAGCGTAAGCGGGGGGCTTTTCGATGGCGCTGGAAGCTTTTTGATAATACCGCCTCTACTAGGAAAAAGTGATTCTGCGTATACAAACAAAAAAGATGGTGTAATAGAATTGTTACGTTTATTTTTAATTCCTAAGGAAAATCATATTTTATTTCCAGGGCAGTTTTGTTATCGTTTGTCTGATGACTTTCAAACAGGGAGCTCTGGTATTATACTAGCTTTAGAGGGGATATTGAAAGATAACCCATTATATTGGCTTCCATTAATAAATATCGATGATTTTTATAAAAATACAAAATATAGCCACGATGTAGGATGTGTAAATGCTGCCCCAACTACAATAAAGCAATGA
- a CDS encoding thioredoxin family protein has protein sequence MQELTSTELIQYLQEKGSVALFVYTPMCGTCKLAARMLGIMEETFPTVHLYQININTAPALAEQWQVTSVPALLIFHRHELLDRHYAIQSVGFLYDVLKPLA, from the coding sequence TTGCAAGAACTAACCTCAACAGAACTGATCCAATACCTGCAAGAAAAGGGGTCGGTCGCTCTTTTTGTCTATACACCAATGTGTGGGACCTGCAAGCTCGCAGCACGAATGCTCGGCATCATGGAAGAAACATTCCCTACCGTTCATCTGTACCAGATCAATATTAATACGGCACCTGCATTGGCAGAACAATGGCAAGTGACCAGCGTACCCGCCTTACTTATTTTTCACAGACATGAATTGTTGGACCGCCATTATGCCATCCAGTCCGTTGGATTTTTATACGATGTACTGAAACCTCTGGCCTAG
- a CDS encoding LysM peptidoglycan-binding domain-containing protein has protein sequence MQIHVVEEGQTLASIAETYGTTPEAINKANELPDPNKLATGQAMVIPIVGSYHWVKQGDTLYTIGQRNQISAAELARVNGISPYKPLQVGQKLYIPPRPRRAADFNAYVEPRRTVPPALEADVRTAAPHLTYLAPFSFRINRDGTLQRPNLSNFPAIAKENQALLMMVVTNLEKGQFSTELGALILNDQELQNKLLDNILATAHELGMGDIHFDLEALPTTGAEAYANFLRKARGRIHAAGLMMSVALAPKTSAVQAGKWYSAHDYKAIGALADFVVIMTYEWGYSGGPPMAVSPIGPVRRVLQYAITEIPAEKILMGQNLYGYDWTLPYERGTTAKALSPQAAIALAAQHNAVIRYDYRAQAPFFTYTDDQGKQHQVWFEDARSIQAKFNLVKQLGLRGVSYWKLGLPFPQNWLLIEGNFRVRKRA, from the coding sequence ATGCAAATCCACGTGGTGGAAGAAGGACAAACCTTAGCGAGCATCGCCGAGACGTACGGTACGACGCCGGAAGCGATCAACAAGGCGAATGAATTGCCAGATCCCAATAAGCTGGCAACCGGACAGGCGATGGTGATCCCGATTGTAGGAAGCTACCATTGGGTCAAACAAGGGGATACGTTGTATACCATCGGTCAGCGTAACCAGATCAGCGCAGCAGAGCTTGCTCGCGTCAATGGGATTTCTCCCTATAAACCGCTACAAGTCGGGCAAAAGCTATATATCCCGCCTCGTCCTAGACGAGCGGCTGATTTCAATGCGTATGTGGAACCGCGGCGGACTGTCCCACCAGCGCTGGAAGCGGATGTGCGGACGGCTGCCCCTCATCTTACGTATTTGGCACCGTTCAGCTTTCGCATCAACCGGGATGGAACCCTCCAACGACCAAATCTGAGCAATTTTCCAGCAATCGCAAAAGAAAACCAAGCCCTCCTTATGATGGTCGTGACGAATCTGGAAAAGGGTCAGTTCAGTACGGAATTGGGCGCACTCATCTTGAACGATCAAGAACTCCAGAACAAATTGTTGGATAATATACTCGCGACCGCCCATGAGCTGGGAATGGGGGATATCCATTTTGATCTGGAAGCCTTGCCTACAACAGGTGCAGAAGCGTACGCGAACTTCTTGCGAAAAGCAAGGGGACGTATACATGCGGCGGGGTTGATGATGTCTGTTGCGCTCGCCCCGAAGACGAGTGCCGTGCAAGCGGGGAAATGGTATTCTGCCCATGATTACAAGGCGATAGGAGCGCTTGCCGATTTTGTTGTGATCATGACGTATGAATGGGGCTATAGTGGAGGTCCTCCGATGGCAGTTTCTCCGATCGGACCTGTGCGGCGTGTCTTGCAGTACGCCATTACGGAAATACCAGCCGAGAAAATTTTGATGGGCCAAAATCTGTACGGATACGACTGGACCTTACCGTACGAGCGAGGAACGACAGCGAAAGCTCTGAGTCCGCAAGCGGCAATTGCTTTGGCAGCACAGCATAATGCAGTGATTCGGTATGACTATCGCGCGCAGGCTCCGTTTTTTACGTACACGGATGATCAAGGCAAGCAACACCAGGTGTGGTTTGAGGATGCGCGGTCGATCCAAGCCAAGTTCAATCTGGTTAAACAGCTTGGCTTAAGAGGCGTCAGCTACTGGAAACTCGGTTTGCCATTTCCGCAAAATTGGTTGTTGATCGAGGGGAACTTTCGCGTCCGTAAGCGTGCATAG